In Flavobacterium sp. N3904, one DNA window encodes the following:
- a CDS encoding Two component regulator three Y domain protein has translation MNKKITLILTVFFSLSVFANVSFAEKEILIKLNQATNGSKWINKWDLSLPMDKWYGVKVVDDKVISINLKNNNLTGRIPVEITNLLNLRELNLGTNLLNGEIPLNIGNMKTLEVLDLSFNKLTGYIPVSICTLPNLKVLVLDRNILSGELPPQIGKLSTLENLSLYENSFQGQLPVSFYELKYLKSVSLYANRFTGKLSSAIGNLVLLENLNLFDNDFKGQVPMELEKLPNLKKMNISYNLFSGLVSNKLSLLDKLNMTMRNEMGNVVSLPVIKG, from the coding sequence ATGAATAAAAAAATTACACTTATTCTTACTGTCTTTTTTTCACTCTCAGTTTTTGCTAATGTATCTTTTGCTGAAAAGGAAATATTGATAAAATTGAACCAAGCTACCAATGGGAGTAAATGGATTAATAAATGGGATCTTTCTTTGCCAATGGATAAATGGTATGGAGTTAAAGTAGTAGATGACAAGGTAATTTCGATAAACTTGAAGAATAATAATTTGACGGGTCGTATTCCAGTTGAAATTACTAATTTGTTGAATTTGCGAGAATTAAATTTAGGAACCAATTTATTGAATGGTGAAATTCCACTCAATATTGGTAATATGAAAACATTGGAAGTTTTGGATCTTTCATTCAATAAATTGACAGGTTATATACCGGTTTCAATCTGTACGCTGCCTAATCTAAAGGTATTGGTTTTGGATCGAAATATTTTATCGGGAGAATTGCCTCCGCAAATAGGTAAATTGTCAACGTTAGAGAACTTGTCGTTGTATGAAAATTCTTTTCAAGGGCAATTGCCTGTTTCTTTTTATGAGTTAAAGTACTTAAAATCAGTATCTTTGTATGCTAATAGATTTACTGGTAAATTAAGTTCTGCTATTGGGAATTTGGTTTTGTTGGAAAACTTAAATCTTTTTGATAATGATTTTAAGGGGCAGGTGCCGATGGAATTAGAAAAGTTGCCCAATTTAAAAAAAATGAATATATCGTATAATTTGTTTTCTGGTCTGGTTTCAAACAAATTATCGCTATTGGATAAGTTGAATATGACCATGAGAAATGAAATGGGAAATGTAGTTTCATTGCCCGTTATTAAAGGATAA
- a CDS encoding DUF1761 domain-containing protein encodes MEMNWIAIFVAALSTLVVGFAWYHPKVFGTAWMKETGLTQEELAKGNMLKIFGLTYIFSLFIVMIEMSLTIHQTGAMGMIGGPMKINEALPSFTAFMADYGTAFRTFKHGALHGFMSGLFFAFPIIAINGLFERKSWKYIFIHAGYWLVTLTIIGSIICGWL; translated from the coding sequence ATGGAAATGAATTGGATTGCAATTTTTGTAGCTGCTTTATCTACTTTGGTAGTAGGATTTGCTTGGTATCATCCAAAAGTATTTGGAACAGCTTGGATGAAAGAAACAGGCCTTACGCAAGAAGAGCTTGCAAAAGGAAACATGTTGAAGATATTTGGTTTGACCTATATTTTCTCTCTTTTTATAGTCATGATCGAAATGTCATTGACTATTCATCAAACTGGTGCAATGGGAATGATTGGTGGACCAATGAAAATCAATGAAGCCCTACCTTCTTTTACTGCTTTCATGGCTGATTATGGAACCGCATTCAGGACTTTCAAACACGGAGCCCTTCACGGTTTTATGTCTGGTTTGTTTTTTGCTTTTCCAATTATTGCAATCAACGGATTATTTGAAAGAAAATCATGGAAATACATCTTTATCCATGCAGGATATTGGTTAGTTACCTTAACTATCATTGGATCTATAATTTGTGGTTGGTTATAA
- a CDS encoding ABC-F family ATP-binding cassette domain-containing protein — translation MLNIHNLSVSFGGSYLFEEVTFRLGAGDRVGLVGKNGAGKSTMLKILAKDFAPDSGVISQEKEVRMGFLRQDIDFEQGRTVLEEAYEAFTEIKIVEKKLAEINHQLVTRTDYESEEYSQIIEDLSDYTHRFELLGGYNYVGDTEKILLGLGFKREVFDNQTETFSGGWRMRIELAKLLLQANDVLLLDEPTNHLDIESIIWLESFLRNYPGVVVIVSHDKMFLDNVTNRTIEISLGKAYDFNKPYSQYLELRHEIREKQLATQKNQAKKIEETEKLIEKFRAKASKASMAQSLIKKLDKVERIEVDEDDNSVMNITFPVSKEPGRVVVEAENVTKSYGDKIILKDINLLVERGSKIAFVGQNGQGKSTFIKAIVDEFEYQGSIKLGHNVQLGYFAQNQAEYLDGEITLLQTMEDAAMDTNRMKVRDMLGSFLFRGDDVEKKVKVLSGGERNRLALCKLLLQPINVLLMDEPTNHLDIKSKNVLKAALQKFGGTLLLVSHDRDFLQGMSNLVYEFKDQKIKEYLGDINYFLEQRNMENMREVEKKDALKATVSKESNKASYEDQKKGKALQNKLSKIESQIKQLEKDIQQDDKMLASNYDKHIEDASFFMAYNKKKAELDKLLLDWEIVQEEIDNQ, via the coding sequence ATGCTTAATATACATAATTTATCGGTTTCGTTCGGAGGTTCTTATTTGTTTGAGGAAGTTACATTTAGATTGGGTGCAGGTGACCGTGTTGGTCTTGTCGGAAAAAATGGTGCCGGAAAATCGACGATGTTAAAAATACTTGCCAAAGATTTTGCTCCAGATTCTGGTGTTATTTCGCAAGAGAAAGAAGTTCGAATGGGGTTCTTACGCCAGGATATTGATTTTGAACAAGGAAGAACAGTGCTTGAGGAAGCTTATGAAGCTTTTACTGAAATAAAAATTGTAGAAAAAAAGTTGGCTGAAATCAATCATCAATTGGTTACGCGCACCGACTATGAAAGTGAAGAATACAGTCAAATTATCGAAGATTTATCCGATTATACACACCGATTTGAATTGTTAGGAGGCTATAATTATGTTGGTGATACTGAGAAAATTCTTTTAGGTTTGGGTTTCAAAAGAGAGGTATTTGATAATCAAACAGAAACGTTTTCTGGAGGATGGAGAATGCGTATTGAATTGGCCAAATTGTTACTGCAAGCCAACGATGTTTTATTGCTGGATGAGCCAACCAATCACTTGGATATTGAAAGTATTATTTGGTTGGAAAGTTTTTTGAGAAATTACCCTGGAGTTGTTGTAATTGTTTCGCATGATAAAATGTTTTTAGATAATGTTACTAATAGAACTATAGAGATTTCGCTTGGGAAAGCATACGATTTTAATAAACCTTATTCTCAATATTTGGAATTACGTCACGAAATTCGTGAAAAGCAATTGGCTACACAAAAGAATCAAGCTAAGAAAATAGAAGAAACGGAAAAACTTATTGAAAAATTCCGTGCCAAAGCATCAAAAGCGTCTATGGCACAATCTTTAATCAAGAAATTGGATAAAGTCGAGCGTATTGAAGTGGATGAGGATGATAATTCGGTTATGAATATCACTTTTCCAGTTTCAAAAGAACCGGGTAGAGTGGTGGTAGAGGCTGAAAATGTTACCAAAAGCTACGGTGATAAAATCATTCTTAAAGATATTAATTTATTGGTTGAAAGAGGTAGTAAAATAGCTTTTGTAGGTCAAAATGGTCAAGGAAAATCTACTTTTATAAAAGCTATAGTTGATGAATTTGAATATCAAGGATCGATAAAATTAGGGCATAATGTACAATTGGGTTATTTTGCCCAAAATCAAGCCGAATACCTTGATGGAGAAATTACGTTATTGCAAACTATGGAAGATGCCGCTATGGATACCAATCGTATGAAAGTGCGGGACATGCTAGGGTCATTTTTGTTTAGAGGCGATGATGTAGAGAAGAAAGTAAAAGTACTTTCGGGAGGAGAACGAAATCGTTTGGCTCTTTGCAAATTGTTATTGCAGCCTATAAATGTTTTGTTGATGGATGAGCCAACAAATCACTTGGATATTAAATCTAAAAATGTTTTGAAAGCGGCCTTGCAAAAATTTGGTGGGACTTTGCTTTTGGTTTCTCATGATAGGGATTTTCTACAAGGAATGTCGAATTTGGTTTACGAATTCAAAGACCAGAAAATCAAAGAATATTTGGGGGATATCAATTATTTTTTGGAGCAGCGTAATATGGAAAATATGCGTGAAGTAGAGAAAAAAGATGCTCTAAAAGCTACTGTTTCCAAAGAAAGCAATAAAGCGTCCTATGAAGATCAGAAAAAAGGGAAAGCACTACAGAATAAATTAAGTAAAATCGAAAGTCAAATTAAGCAATTAGAAAAAGACATTCAACAAGATGACAAAATGCTAGCTTCCAATTATGATAAGCATATCGAGGACGCCTCATTTTTTATGGCTTACAATAAAAAGAAGGCAGAATTGGATAAATTGCTTCTCGATTGGGAAATCGTTCAGGAAGAAATAGATAATCAATAA
- a CDS encoding GNAT family N-acetyltransferase, producing MKNTLSHIIYDKTSQLPNTWNDLGQKNIFLSKEYLEVLEKSAPTNMTCHFIGLFQDNILVGIAVSQFLDLNKLESFGDRDQCIKAHVRKFILKSFSSHVLLIGNNMLTGQNSFILSDSITASQGIQAFKKAADELKIKFKSIGKKVHITTFKDFFKKDLENFNTIAFKNNYKYCIQPNMVFEIQKNWKSEQDYINALSKKYRDQYKRARKKAEGIEKRKLHLDEIIRYEDVIYDLYFHVAKNAPFNTFFLTKNHFRVFKETLHDKFLFYGYFLDDKLIGFNTLIKNGSVMDTYFLGYDDSIQREKMLYLNMLYDMIAYSINKGFKEIIFSRTALEIKSSVGAKPIEMFGFMEHSNSQINKHVPKIFPKLEPEIVWQERNPFK from the coding sequence TTGAAAAACACGCTCTCCCATATCATTTACGACAAAACTTCACAACTGCCCAATACCTGGAATGATTTAGGACAGAAAAATATTTTTTTATCCAAGGAATATCTTGAAGTTTTAGAAAAATCGGCTCCAACCAATATGACATGTCATTTTATAGGGCTTTTTCAAGACAACATTTTAGTTGGTATTGCAGTTTCCCAGTTTTTAGATTTAAATAAATTGGAATCTTTTGGAGATCGAGATCAGTGTATTAAGGCCCATGTTCGAAAATTTATATTAAAAAGTTTCTCTTCCCATGTGCTACTTATTGGAAACAATATGCTTACTGGTCAAAATTCATTTATTTTATCTGACTCGATAACTGCAAGTCAAGGAATACAAGCTTTTAAAAAGGCAGCTGATGAATTGAAAATAAAATTCAAATCAATTGGAAAAAAAGTGCACATTACCACTTTTAAAGATTTCTTCAAAAAAGATCTTGAAAATTTTAATACAATAGCATTTAAAAACAACTATAAATATTGCATCCAACCCAATATGGTTTTTGAAATTCAAAAAAACTGGAAATCAGAACAGGATTATATCAATGCACTCTCAAAAAAATACCGCGACCAATACAAAAGAGCTCGAAAAAAAGCGGAAGGAATTGAAAAAAGGAAACTGCATCTGGATGAAATTATTCGTTATGAAGATGTAATTTATGATTTGTATTTTCATGTTGCAAAAAACGCTCCTTTCAATACTTTTTTCCTAACCAAAAATCATTTTCGTGTATTTAAGGAAACCTTACATGATAAATTTTTATTCTACGGCTATTTTCTTGATGACAAACTTATTGGTTTTAATACTTTAATCAAAAATGGCTCTGTAATGGACACTTATTTTTTAGGGTATGACGATAGTATACAAAGAGAGAAAATGCTTTATCTCAATATGCTCTATGATATGATTGCCTATTCGATTAACAAAGGTTTTAAAGAAATTATATTTTCTAGAACCGCTTTGGAAATTAAAAGTTCTGTTGGTGCCAAACCAATCGAAATGTTTGGTTTTATGGAACACAGCAATAGTCAAATAAACAAACACGTTCCAAAAATATTTCCAAAACTGGAACCAGAAATTGTATGGCAAGAAAGAAATCCTTTTAAATAA
- a CDS encoding Two component regulator three Y domain protein, with amino-acid sequence MKKIFILLLALTFSGSLVANVSERDKKILVKLYKETHGSQWKIKWDLTAAVSAWYGVKIVNDKVVSIVLVNNNLVGTLPKEIVNLTDLEELNLFKNQISGVIPLNIGNLKNLKELNLSFNKLSGTIPNSICEIKNLKSLELYMNNLTGEIPRQIGQLKELELVSIFNNQLTGEIPASLYGLKNLKQLSLSSNKLKGNISWDISMLQSLETLSLFDNKLEGQVPYTIVKLDNLKSMNISYNSFTGSVSKEVAQKDDFKLTMINETGVAYQMEVSKSSKGVLAADE; translated from the coding sequence ATGAAAAAGATATTCATTTTATTGTTAGCCTTAACATTTTCAGGTTCATTAGTGGCAAATGTATCTGAGCGTGATAAAAAGATTTTGGTAAAATTGTATAAAGAAACACATGGTAGTCAATGGAAAATAAAATGGGACTTAACAGCTGCCGTATCTGCCTGGTACGGTGTGAAAATTGTTAATGACAAAGTTGTTTCTATAGTTTTGGTCAATAATAATTTAGTTGGAACTCTACCAAAAGAGATTGTAAACTTAACTGATTTAGAAGAATTAAATCTTTTTAAAAATCAAATTTCGGGCGTAATTCCTTTAAATATTGGAAATCTAAAGAATTTAAAAGAATTAAACCTTTCCTTTAATAAGTTGTCGGGTACTATTCCAAATTCGATTTGTGAAATTAAAAATTTAAAAAGCCTAGAGCTTTATATGAACAATCTTACTGGCGAAATACCCCGTCAAATTGGACAATTGAAAGAATTGGAATTAGTTTCAATTTTTAATAATCAGTTAACAGGTGAAATACCTGCGTCTCTTTATGGTTTAAAAAACTTAAAGCAATTATCACTAAGCAGCAATAAATTAAAAGGGAATATCAGTTGGGATATATCAATGTTACAGTCGTTAGAAACGTTGAGTTTATTTGATAATAAATTAGAGGGTCAGGTTCCTTATACAATTGTTAAATTGGATAATTTAAAAAGCATGAATATTTCCTATAATTCTTTTACTGGTTCGGTATCCAAAGAAGTTGCTCAAAAAGACGATTTTAAGCTTACAATGATCAATGAGACTGGTGTTGCATATCAAATGGAGGTTAGTAAAAGCTCGAAAGGAGTATTGGCTGCAGATGAATAA
- a CDS encoding non-ribosomal peptide synthetase, with amino-acid sequence MKNQAQNQIQSDSISVEIEIENIIRTTNSQLEIWTDCLIGSSDANKAYNLSYSIKLKGELVLEALQHAVNTLVYRHECLRASFSSDGIYMNIYKAFEIKISYDNISQLTANEKEKSKEIIVNEEVNHLFDLVKAPLFKVKLIKIDDLENILILTHHHIVGDGLSINIILEELSVLYSAFIENTEPKLPNPERFSEYAKKVNSLKESNEFKQIEDFWLNIYKESIPIIELPVDYIRPSLRTYNSQQLDFPIDINLINSLKQIGISAGCSLATILLSAFEVFLYKLTGQNDLVVGFPTSGNWRYNMRHMIGDCANLLPLRSTINANISFLEYLKQRNLQLLDAYENHQVSFGHLLQKLAIARDPARVPMVPVTLTVDLNRDIESVFSFIGLTYEFKINPRKFSAFEIKLHAYRSKNGPVFQCSYNSTLFKEETINQMMISFEETINKLISNVNSPLADLTKGDYLADYKTLNDTKTPYPNVSLSELLSKQAENSPNNVALEYNNTKISYQDLHIKVNQFAHYLEAHGVQSGDYIAVSFPRSPELVYAILAIIQCGAAYLPLDHKYPSKRIEFMMEDSEAKFLITSKALSLSLPKCSNTILIDDAMASLHQYPTTKLQTYVHPENIIYLLYTSGSTGKPKGAKISNKSLVNLLCSLSNEPGIKETDRLPFISTISFDIASCELFLPLFKGATLVLPSPETSSDGRLLYEMLVKEKISIVVATPITYQILIEAGWSKKLPLKIFCCGEPLPPKLAKELIKRCDELWNLYGPTEATIFSSGKHIKTDETLISIGGPIANMQYYIVDEHLNLLPPNTVGEIAIGGDGVGKGYLGRPELTAAKFIPNVFSNKKGDILYLSGDLGKLLPSNEIMCLGRIDHQVKVRGHRIEIGEIEHALTSIEGIKSAIVLAKADILIAYIIINTEITNELDQIRLWRNELASQLPTFMVPHVFHILEKMPTTLNDKIDRKALLEYKSNSESKQDYTAPRTNEEKLIAEIWQVNLKKERIDIFSNFFELGGHSIMAVNVMIEIEKKTGVRIPLSALFQHSTVEKFAKLLNIENEISSDYLVPIKPKGSKTPLFIVHGAGLNILNFAHVTSHFDEDQPIYGFQGIGPNGYANWFESIEAMAARYIDSIIKINPKGPYAIAGFSFGGIVAFEMARQLKEQGKTVSLIALLDTYVDPSYYYAKYSQKKIIRYFNQSYRRLDYLKEMLTSWEAFKLRVSSKKEYILKKYFGIKDIMTEQEVAAFEQFIEADRMVNKIVDRYHLTPQHFEVELFRAKDNKTYKLDPTHLGWKKIALKGVNIHNITGNHLSIVAPPNDKILARMLQEILDKKHANI; translated from the coding sequence ATGAAAAATCAAGCGCAAAATCAAATTCAATCCGATTCGATTTCTGTCGAAATTGAAATTGAAAACATTATACGTACAACAAATTCACAATTAGAAATATGGACAGATTGTTTAATAGGAAGTAGCGATGCAAACAAAGCATATAATCTATCTTATTCTATTAAATTGAAAGGAGAATTGGTTCTAGAAGCACTACAACATGCCGTAAACACTTTAGTTTATCGTCATGAATGTTTGAGAGCTTCATTTAGTTCAGATGGCATCTATATGAATATATATAAAGCTTTTGAAATCAAAATATCTTACGATAACATTTCTCAGCTCACAGCGAATGAAAAGGAAAAGTCAAAAGAAATAATAGTTAATGAAGAAGTTAATCACCTTTTCGACCTAGTAAAAGCCCCTTTATTTAAAGTCAAGTTAATTAAAATTGATGATTTAGAAAATATCTTAATACTAACTCATCATCATATTGTCGGAGATGGTTTAAGTATCAATATAATATTAGAAGAACTCAGTGTACTTTATTCAGCATTTATTGAAAATACAGAACCAAAACTACCAAATCCAGAACGTTTTAGTGAATATGCAAAAAAAGTAAATTCGCTAAAAGAAAGTAATGAATTTAAGCAAATAGAAGATTTTTGGCTCAATATTTATAAAGAATCAATCCCCATAATTGAATTACCAGTAGATTATATAAGACCTTCTTTACGAACCTATAATAGCCAACAACTTGATTTTCCTATTGACATTAATCTTATAAATTCACTAAAACAGATTGGAATTAGTGCAGGTTGCAGTTTAGCAACAATTTTACTTTCAGCATTCGAGGTGTTTTTATACAAACTCACAGGTCAAAATGATTTAGTAGTAGGCTTTCCTACTTCGGGAAATTGGCGATACAATATGAGGCATATGATTGGAGATTGCGCAAACCTTCTTCCTTTACGAAGTACAATAAACGCAAACATTAGTTTCTTAGAGTACTTAAAACAAAGAAATCTGCAGTTATTAGATGCTTATGAAAATCATCAGGTTAGTTTTGGACATCTCCTTCAGAAGTTGGCAATTGCTCGAGACCCTGCCAGAGTTCCTATGGTACCTGTGACTTTAACAGTAGATCTAAATCGGGATATCGAAAGTGTGTTTTCTTTTATTGGACTTACTTATGAATTTAAAATTAACCCTAGAAAATTCTCTGCCTTCGAAATCAAACTTCATGCTTATCGATCAAAAAATGGCCCCGTTTTTCAATGCTCTTATAATTCAACACTGTTCAAGGAAGAAACTATAAATCAAATGATGATTTCATTTGAAGAAACTATAAATAAGTTAATATCAAACGTAAACAGCCCATTAGCAGATCTGACAAAAGGTGATTATTTAGCAGATTACAAAACTCTAAATGACACTAAAACTCCATATCCTAATGTTTCATTATCGGAATTACTTAGTAAACAAGCAGAAAATTCACCTAACAATGTTGCGCTTGAATATAATAATACTAAAATATCATATCAAGATTTACATATTAAAGTAAATCAATTTGCACATTACTTAGAGGCACATGGGGTTCAATCCGGTGATTATATAGCAGTTTCATTTCCTCGAAGCCCTGAATTGGTATATGCCATTTTAGCCATTATCCAATGTGGAGCTGCATATCTACCCCTTGATCACAAATATCCAAGTAAGCGTATAGAATTTATGATGGAAGATTCTGAAGCTAAGTTTTTGATAACTAGCAAAGCATTGTCTTTATCATTACCAAAATGTTCCAATACCATTTTAATAGATGATGCCATGGCATCATTACATCAATATCCTACAACAAAACTTCAAACGTATGTACATCCAGAAAATATAATATACCTTTTGTACACTTCTGGTTCAACTGGTAAACCAAAAGGGGCTAAAATATCTAATAAAAGTTTAGTTAATCTACTTTGTTCATTATCAAATGAACCAGGGATAAAGGAAACAGACAGACTCCCATTTATCTCCACAATATCCTTTGACATAGCCAGTTGTGAATTATTTTTGCCTTTATTTAAAGGAGCCACTTTAGTCTTACCTAGCCCCGAAACATCAAGCGATGGCAGATTATTATATGAAATGCTTGTCAAAGAAAAAATATCAATAGTAGTAGCAACTCCAATTACTTACCAAATACTTATAGAAGCCGGATGGTCAAAAAAATTACCTTTAAAAATATTTTGTTGTGGTGAACCACTACCTCCTAAACTTGCTAAGGAACTTATAAAAAGATGTGATGAACTTTGGAATTTGTACGGTCCCACAGAAGCAACGATTTTTTCTTCGGGTAAACATATAAAGACTGACGAAACATTAATTTCTATTGGAGGCCCTATTGCCAACATGCAATATTATATAGTTGATGAGCACTTAAACCTACTGCCACCAAACACCGTTGGCGAAATTGCCATTGGAGGAGATGGTGTCGGAAAAGGATATTTAGGAAGACCAGAATTAACCGCCGCAAAATTTATTCCGAATGTGTTTTCTAATAAAAAAGGTGACATATTGTATCTTTCAGGTGATTTAGGAAAACTGCTTCCCAGCAATGAAATAATGTGTCTTGGACGTATAGATCATCAAGTTAAGGTAAGAGGCCATCGAATTGAAATTGGTGAAATTGAACATGCTTTAACGTCAATTGAAGGTATTAAATCGGCAATTGTCTTGGCGAAAGCCGATATCCTTATTGCTTATATTATCATAAATACTGAAATCACTAACGAACTTGATCAGATTCGATTATGGCGAAATGAATTGGCATCACAATTACCAACTTTCATGGTTCCGCATGTTTTTCATATTTTGGAAAAAATGCCTACTACCCTAAACGATAAAATAGATCGCAAAGCATTATTAGAATATAAATCCAATTCGGAAAGCAAACAAGATTATACTGCCCCTCGTACAAATGAAGAAAAATTAATAGCAGAAATTTGGCAAGTAAATTTAAAAAAAGAGCGCATTGATATTTTTAGCAACTTTTTTGAACTGGGTGGACATTCCATCATGGCAGTAAATGTAATGATTGAAATTGAGAAAAAGACGGGCGTACGAATTCCTCTTTCCGCCTTATTTCAGCATTCAACTGTTGAAAAATTTGCCAAATTATTAAATATAGAAAACGAAATCTCATCAGACTATTTAGTACCTATTAAACCAAAGGGGAGTAAAACCCCTCTTTTTATAGTTCATGGGGCGGGGCTCAATATCTTAAATTTTGCACATGTAACTAGTCACTTCGATGAAGACCAGCCTATTTATGGTTTTCAAGGAATTGGCCCTAATGGTTATGCTAATTGGTTTGAATCCATCGAAGCTATGGCAGCACGATATATTGATTCAATTATAAAAATAAATCCGAAAGGTCCTTATGCAATAGCTGGATTTTCGTTTGGAGGGATCGTTGCTTTTGAAATGGCTCGCCAATTAAAAGAACAAGGCAAAACAGTAAGCCTTATTGCATTATTAGACACTTATGTAGACCCATCCTATTACTATGCAAAGTATTCGCAAAAAAAGATAATACGCTATTTCAACCAGTCTTATAGAAGGTTAGATTATTTAAAAGAAATGCTAACGAGTTGGGAGGCATTTAAATTGCGTGTTAGTTCAAAAAAAGAATATATACTGAAAAAATATTTTGGCATAAAGGACATAATGACCGAACAAGAAGTAGCAGCATTTGAACAATTTATAGAAGCAGATCGTATGGTTAATAAAATCGTTGATCGGTATCATCTTACGCCTCAGCATTTTGAAGTAGAATTGTTTCGAGCAAAAGACAATAAGACCTACAAATTAGACCCTACTCACTTAGGATGGAAAAAAATAGCTTTAAAAGGAGTCAACATTCATAACATAACTGGCAATCATCTTAGCATTGTCGCTCCGCCAAATGACAAAATTTTAGCCCGGATGCTTCAGGAAATTTTAGATAAGAAACATGCAAACATCTAA
- a CDS encoding 4'-phosphopantetheinyl transferase family protein has protein sequence MQTSNLFISFSNIKGVEFIPDKNYLLNTNDVIIYTVYLPIFIGIQHDLAKFLNDTELDRAKRFFKLKDQIQFIISRAVLKFVLAAHTDLDAKSISLAYHFNKKPYLASHPWLYFNISHSEDWAVIAISRHNVGIDIEYLTEDFNFTNLLPDIFDNNEILAIQNAVNKKHAFYTSWTRKEAFVKALGKGIDEDFKHIPSLEGEYSVDSKLLRTASNWQVCSFNLADNYLGAVAFESSPISKNLLLYTLPNTMKDLMEMIQIRNN, from the coding sequence ATGCAAACATCTAATCTATTTATTTCATTTTCAAATATAAAGGGCGTTGAATTCATACCTGATAAAAATTATTTACTAAACACTAATGATGTAATCATTTACACTGTTTATTTACCAATTTTTATAGGCATACAACATGATTTAGCTAAATTCCTTAATGACACAGAGCTTGACAGAGCCAAGCGCTTTTTTAAATTAAAAGACCAAATCCAATTCATTATTAGCAGGGCAGTTTTAAAATTTGTTTTAGCAGCGCATACGGACTTGGATGCAAAAAGTATTAGTCTTGCTTATCATTTCAATAAAAAACCATATTTAGCCTCTCATCCTTGGCTATATTTCAATATATCACATTCGGAAGACTGGGCAGTTATTGCAATTTCGCGTCACAATGTTGGAATAGATATTGAATATCTTACCGAAGATTTCAACTTCACGAATCTTCTCCCTGATATTTTTGACAATAACGAAATTTTGGCAATTCAAAATGCTGTTAATAAAAAACATGCTTTTTACACTTCATGGACACGTAAAGAAGCCTTTGTAAAAGCATTGGGAAAAGGTATTGATGAAGATTTTAAGCATATTCCTAGTTTGGAAGGTGAGTATAGTGTAGATTCTAAGTTACTAAGAACCGCTTCAAATTGGCAAGTATGCAGTTTTAATTTAGCAGATAATTATTTGGGTGCGGTAGCTTTTGAGAGTTCGCCAATTTCTAAAAATCTTCTATTATATACTTTACCAAATACCATGAAAGATTTAATGGAGATGATTCAGATAAGAAACAATTGA
- a CDS encoding helix-turn-helix domain-containing protein — MMKSNVYVNIRKIRELKNLTREYVAEELNMSMSGYGKIERGEVDLTVSKLIEIAKVLDVSTEFIFKFNVSVFFTEAK, encoded by the coding sequence ATGATGAAATCAAATGTATACGTAAATATTAGAAAAATAAGGGAATTAAAAAATCTAACTAGAGAATACGTAGCCGAAGAATTGAACATGAGCATGAGTGGTTACGGTAAAATTGAAAGAGGCGAGGTTGATTTAACGGTATCTAAATTAATTGAAATTGCAAAGGTTTTAGATGTCTCTACTGAATTTATATTCAAATTTAATGTTAGTGTTTTCTTTACCGAAGCTAAGTAG
- a CDS encoding 4a-hydroxytetrahydrobiopterin dehydratase has product METYNKDSAVALLSTLNDWEFEKNGIQKDFKFKNFSQALGFIVQVGLLAEKLNHHPELFNVYNKVNIRLTTHDSGGVTDKDFELARQIERL; this is encoded by the coding sequence ATGGAGACGTATAATAAAGATTCTGCAGTAGCTTTATTGTCTACTCTGAATGATTGGGAATTTGAGAAAAATGGAATTCAAAAGGACTTTAAATTTAAAAATTTCAGCCAGGCACTTGGATTTATTGTTCAAGTTGGGCTTTTGGCAGAGAAATTAAATCATCATCCAGAATTGTTTAATGTCTATAATAAGGTTAACATTCGTTTGACAACGCACGATTCTGGTGGAGTAACTGACAAGGATTTTGAATTAGCCAGACAGATAGAAAGATTATAA